Proteins encoded by one window of Castor canadensis chromosome 2, mCasCan1.hap1v2, whole genome shotgun sequence:
- the Cald1 gene encoding caldesmon isoform X3, translated as MLSGLGSHGRRSLAALSEIAYQRNDDDEEEAARERRRRARQERLRQKQEEEALGQVTDQVEVNAQNSVPDEEAKPTTTNTQVEGDDEAALLERLARREERRQKRLQEALERQKEFDPTITDTSLLPPTRKMQNDTAENDTAEKEEKIESRQERYEIEETEIVTKSYQKNDWRDAEDKKKEEKEEEEEEKPKQGSTGENQVEAMVEEKTTETQEETVVTALKNGQISAEEPKPEEEREPGSEEISHKEKMEEEERERAEAERLRLEEAERERIKAEQDKKIAEEQARIEAEEKAAAQERERREAEERAKIEEEERRAAEERQKAKAEEEEKARIEEQKRKKQLEEKKNEIQETKLKGEKVEEKRQGKWVNEKKVQEDKLQTAALKKQEEEKGAKGQAQRQKPQEDKPTFKKEIKDEKIKKDKEPKEEVKSFLDRKKGFAEVKSQNGELMTHKLKHAENAFSPSRPGGKEAEGAPQVEAGKRLEELRRRRGETESEEFEKLKQKQQEAALELEELKKKREERKKVLEEEEQRKKQEEADRKAREEEEKRRLKEEIERRRAEAAEKRQKMPEDGLSDDKKPFKCFTPKGSSLKIEERAEFLNKSVQKSGVKSTHQAAVVSKIDSRLEQYTSAIEGTKAAKPTKPAASDLPVPAEGVRNIKSLWEKGNVFSSPTASGTPNKETAGLKVGVSSRINEWLTKTPDGNKSPASKPSDLRPGDVSGKRNLWEKQSVDKVTSPTKQV; from the exons AATCGCCTACCAGAGGAACGATGATGATGAAGAAGAGGCGGCCCGGGAACGGCGCCGCAGGGCCCGACAGGAAAGGCTGCGGCAGAAGCAAGAGGAAGAAGCCTTGGGGCAGGTGACTGACCAGGTGGAGGTTAACGCCCAGAACAG TGTCCCTGACGAGGAGGCCAAGCCAACCACCACAAACACTCAGGTGGAAGGTGATGATGAGGCTGCATTACTGGAGCGCCTGGCTCGGAGAGAAGAGAGACGCCAAAAACGTCTTCAAGAAGCCCTGGAGCGCCAGAAGGAGTTTGACCCAACAATAACAGACACCAGTCTGCTACCCCCAaccagaaaaatgcaaaatgatacagcAGAAAATGACActgcagaaaaagaggaaaaaatagagaGTCGCCAAGAACGATATGAGATAGAGGAAACAGAAATAGTCACCAAGTCCTACCAGAAGAATGACTGGAGGGATgctgaagacaaaaagaaagaagagaaggaggaagaggaagaagagaagccaAAGCAAGGGAGCACTGGAGAAAATCAGGTAGAGGCAatggtagaagaaaaaacaacagaaaccCAGGAGGAAACAGTGGTAACAGCATTGAAAAATGGGCAGATCAGTGCAGAAGAGCCTAAaccagaggaagagagggaacCAGGCTCAGAGGAGATTTCTCATAAGGAAAagatggaagaggaagaaagggaaagagctgAGGCAGAGAGGTTGAGGttggaagaagcagaaagagaaagaattaaagcTGAGCAAGACAAAAAGATAGCAGAGGAGCAGGCAAGAATTGAAGCAGAAGAAAAAGCAGCTGcacaagaaagggaaaggagggaggcagaggagagggcaaagattgaggaagaagagagaagggcAGCCGAGGAGAGACAGAAGGCCaaggcagaggaggaagaaaaggcaaggataGAAGAGCAAAAACGGAAAAAGCAgctagaggaaaaaaagaatgaaatacaagAGACAAAGCTAAAAGGGgagaaggtagaagaaaaaagacaagggaaatgggtaaatgaaaagaaagtgcaagaagATAAACTTCAGACAGCTGCTCTAAAGAAACAG gaagaagaaaagggagctaAAGGGCAAGCTCAAAGACAAAAGCCCCAAGAAGACAAGCCTACCTTCAAAAAAGAG ATCAAAGATGAGAAGATTAAAAAGGACAAGGAACCCAAAGAAGAAGTTAAGAGCTTTTTGGATCGAAAGAAGGGATTTGCAGAAGTGAAGTCACAGAATGGAGAACTCATGACCcacaaacttaaacatgctgagAACGCTTTCAG CCCCAGCCGCCCGGGAGGCAAGGAGGCTGAGGGTGCCCCACAGGTGGAGGCTGGCAAGCGGCTGGAGGAGCTGCGCCGCCGCCGTGGAGAGACCGAGAGTGAAGAGTTCGAGAAACTCAAGCAAAAACAGCAGGAGGCAGCCTTGGAGCTGGAGGAGctgaagaaaaagagggaggaacgAAAGAAGGtcctggaggaggaagagcagaggaagaagcaggaggaagCTGACCGCAAGGCCAGAGAGGAG gaagagaagaggagactAAAGGAAGAGATTGAAAGGCGAAGGGCAGAAGCTGCTGAGAAACGCCAGAAGATGCCAGAAGATGGCTTGTCAGATGACAAGAAACCATTCAAGTGTTTCACTCCTAAAGGTTCATCTCTCAAG ATAGAAGAGCGAGCAGAATTTTTGAATAAGTCTGTGCAGAAAAG TGGTGTCAAGTCAACTCATCAAGCAGCAGTTGTCTCCAAGATTGACAGCAGACTGGAGCAATACACCAGTGCAATTGAG GGAACAAAAGCTGCAAAACCTACCAAGCCAGCAGCCTCAGATCTTCCTGTTCCTGCTGAAGGCGTTCGCAATATCAAGAGCTTGTGGGAGAAAGGGAATGTGTTTTCCTCCCCCACTGCGTCAGGCACACCAAATAAG GAAACTGCTGGCCTAAAGGTGGGAGTTTCCAGCCGCATCAATGAATGGCTAACTAAAACCCCAGATGGGAACAAGTCACCTGCTTCCAAACCTTCT
- the Cald1 gene encoding caldesmon isoform X1, which translates to MDDFERRRELRRQKREEMRLEAERIAYQRNDDDEEEAARERRRRARQERLRQKQEEEALGQVTDQVEVNAQNSVPDEEAKPTTTNTQVEGDDEAALLERLARREERRQKRLQEALERQKEFDPTITDTSLLPPTRKMQNDTAENDTAEKEEKIESRQERYEIEETEIVTKSYQKNDWRDAEDKKKEEKEEEEEEKPKQGSTGENQVEAMVEEKTTETQEETVVTALKNGQISAEEPKPEEEREPGSEEISHKEKMEEEERERAEAERLRLEEAERERIKAEQDKKIAEEQARIEAEEKAAAQERERREAEERAKIEEEERRAAEERQKAKAEEEEKARIEEQKRKKQLEEKKNEIQETKLKGEKVEEKRQGKWVNEKKVQEDKLQTAALKKQEEEKGAKGQAQRQKPQEDKPTFKKEIKDEKIKKDKEPKEEVKSFLDRKKGFAEVKSQNGELMTHKLKHAENAFSPSRPGGKEAEGAPQVEAGKRLEELRRRRGETESEEFEKLKQKQQEAALELEELKKKREERKKVLEEEEQRKKQEEADRKAREEEEKRRLKEEIERRRAEAAEKRQKMPEDGLSDDKKPFKCFTPKGSSLKIEERAEFLNKSVQKSGVKSTHQAAVVSKIDSRLEQYTSAIEGTKAAKPTKPAASDLPVPAEGVRNIKSLWEKGNVFSSPTASGTPNKETAGLKVGVSSRINEWLTKTPDGNKSPASKPSDLRPGDVSGKRNLWEKQSVDKVTSPTKQV; encoded by the exons AATCGCCTACCAGAGGAACGATGATGATGAAGAAGAGGCGGCCCGGGAACGGCGCCGCAGGGCCCGACAGGAAAGGCTGCGGCAGAAGCAAGAGGAAGAAGCCTTGGGGCAGGTGACTGACCAGGTGGAGGTTAACGCCCAGAACAG TGTCCCTGACGAGGAGGCCAAGCCAACCACCACAAACACTCAGGTGGAAGGTGATGATGAGGCTGCATTACTGGAGCGCCTGGCTCGGAGAGAAGAGAGACGCCAAAAACGTCTTCAAGAAGCCCTGGAGCGCCAGAAGGAGTTTGACCCAACAATAACAGACACCAGTCTGCTACCCCCAaccagaaaaatgcaaaatgatacagcAGAAAATGACActgcagaaaaagaggaaaaaatagagaGTCGCCAAGAACGATATGAGATAGAGGAAACAGAAATAGTCACCAAGTCCTACCAGAAGAATGACTGGAGGGATgctgaagacaaaaagaaagaagagaaggaggaagaggaagaagagaagccaAAGCAAGGGAGCACTGGAGAAAATCAGGTAGAGGCAatggtagaagaaaaaacaacagaaaccCAGGAGGAAACAGTGGTAACAGCATTGAAAAATGGGCAGATCAGTGCAGAAGAGCCTAAaccagaggaagagagggaacCAGGCTCAGAGGAGATTTCTCATAAGGAAAagatggaagaggaagaaagggaaagagctgAGGCAGAGAGGTTGAGGttggaagaagcagaaagagaaagaattaaagcTGAGCAAGACAAAAAGATAGCAGAGGAGCAGGCAAGAATTGAAGCAGAAGAAAAAGCAGCTGcacaagaaagggaaaggagggaggcagaggagagggcaaagattgaggaagaagagagaagggcAGCCGAGGAGAGACAGAAGGCCaaggcagaggaggaagaaaaggcaaggataGAAGAGCAAAAACGGAAAAAGCAgctagaggaaaaaaagaatgaaatacaagAGACAAAGCTAAAAGGGgagaaggtagaagaaaaaagacaagggaaatgggtaaatgaaaagaaagtgcaagaagATAAACTTCAGACAGCTGCTCTAAAGAAACAG gaagaagaaaagggagctaAAGGGCAAGCTCAAAGACAAAAGCCCCAAGAAGACAAGCCTACCTTCAAAAAAGAG ATCAAAGATGAGAAGATTAAAAAGGACAAGGAACCCAAAGAAGAAGTTAAGAGCTTTTTGGATCGAAAGAAGGGATTTGCAGAAGTGAAGTCACAGAATGGAGAACTCATGACCcacaaacttaaacatgctgagAACGCTTTCAG CCCCAGCCGCCCGGGAGGCAAGGAGGCTGAGGGTGCCCCACAGGTGGAGGCTGGCAAGCGGCTGGAGGAGCTGCGCCGCCGCCGTGGAGAGACCGAGAGTGAAGAGTTCGAGAAACTCAAGCAAAAACAGCAGGAGGCAGCCTTGGAGCTGGAGGAGctgaagaaaaagagggaggaacgAAAGAAGGtcctggaggaggaagagcagaggaagaagcaggaggaagCTGACCGCAAGGCCAGAGAGGAG gaagagaagaggagactAAAGGAAGAGATTGAAAGGCGAAGGGCAGAAGCTGCTGAGAAACGCCAGAAGATGCCAGAAGATGGCTTGTCAGATGACAAGAAACCATTCAAGTGTTTCACTCCTAAAGGTTCATCTCTCAAG ATAGAAGAGCGAGCAGAATTTTTGAATAAGTCTGTGCAGAAAAG TGGTGTCAAGTCAACTCATCAAGCAGCAGTTGTCTCCAAGATTGACAGCAGACTGGAGCAATACACCAGTGCAATTGAG GGAACAAAAGCTGCAAAACCTACCAAGCCAGCAGCCTCAGATCTTCCTGTTCCTGCTGAAGGCGTTCGCAATATCAAGAGCTTGTGGGAGAAAGGGAATGTGTTTTCCTCCCCCACTGCGTCAGGCACACCAAATAAG GAAACTGCTGGCCTAAAGGTGGGAGTTTCCAGCCGCATCAATGAATGGCTAACTAAAACCCCAGATGGGAACAAGTCACCTGCTTCCAAACCTTCT
- the Cald1 gene encoding caldesmon isoform X4, with protein MDDFERRRELRRQKREEMRLEAERIAYQRNDDDEEEAARERRRRARQERLRQKQEEEALGQVTDQVEVNAQNSVPDEEAKPTTTNTQVEGDDEAALLERLARREERRQKRLQEALERQKEFDPTITDTSLLPPTRKMQNDTAENDTAEKEEKIESRQERYEIEETEIVTKSYQKNDWRDAEDKKKEEKEEEEEEKPKQGSTGENQIKDEKIKKDKEPKEEVKSFLDRKKGFAEVKSQNGELMTHKLKHAENAFSPSRPGGKEAEGAPQVEAGKRLEELRRRRGETESEEFEKLKQKQQEAALELEELKKKREERKKVLEEEEQRKKQEEADRKAREEEEKRRLKEEIERRRAEAAEKRQKMPEDGLSDDKKPFKCFTPKGSSLKIEERAEFLNKSVQKSGVKSTHQAAVVSKIDSRLEQYTSAIEGTKAAKPTKPAASDLPVPAEGVRNIKSLWEKGNVFSSPTASGTPNKETAGLKVGVSSRINEWLTKTPDGNKSPASKPSDLRPGDVSGKRNLWEKQSVDKVTSPTKQV; from the exons AATCGCCTACCAGAGGAACGATGATGATGAAGAAGAGGCGGCCCGGGAACGGCGCCGCAGGGCCCGACAGGAAAGGCTGCGGCAGAAGCAAGAGGAAGAAGCCTTGGGGCAGGTGACTGACCAGGTGGAGGTTAACGCCCAGAACAG TGTCCCTGACGAGGAGGCCAAGCCAACCACCACAAACACTCAGGTGGAAGGTGATGATGAGGCTGCATTACTGGAGCGCCTGGCTCGGAGAGAAGAGAGACGCCAAAAACGTCTTCAAGAAGCCCTGGAGCGCCAGAAGGAGTTTGACCCAACAATAACAGACACCAGTCTGCTACCCCCAaccagaaaaatgcaaaatgatacagcAGAAAATGACActgcagaaaaagaggaaaaaatagagaGTCGCCAAGAACGATATGAGATAGAGGAAACAGAAATAGTCACCAAGTCCTACCAGAAGAATGACTGGAGGGATgctgaagacaaaaagaaagaagagaaggaggaagaggaagaagagaagccaAAGCAAGGGAGCACTGGAGAAAATCAG ATCAAAGATGAGAAGATTAAAAAGGACAAGGAACCCAAAGAAGAAGTTAAGAGCTTTTTGGATCGAAAGAAGGGATTTGCAGAAGTGAAGTCACAGAATGGAGAACTCATGACCcacaaacttaaacatgctgagAACGCTTTCAG CCCCAGCCGCCCGGGAGGCAAGGAGGCTGAGGGTGCCCCACAGGTGGAGGCTGGCAAGCGGCTGGAGGAGCTGCGCCGCCGCCGTGGAGAGACCGAGAGTGAAGAGTTCGAGAAACTCAAGCAAAAACAGCAGGAGGCAGCCTTGGAGCTGGAGGAGctgaagaaaaagagggaggaacgAAAGAAGGtcctggaggaggaagagcagaggaagaagcaggaggaagCTGACCGCAAGGCCAGAGAGGAG gaagagaagaggagactAAAGGAAGAGATTGAAAGGCGAAGGGCAGAAGCTGCTGAGAAACGCCAGAAGATGCCAGAAGATGGCTTGTCAGATGACAAGAAACCATTCAAGTGTTTCACTCCTAAAGGTTCATCTCTCAAG ATAGAAGAGCGAGCAGAATTTTTGAATAAGTCTGTGCAGAAAAG TGGTGTCAAGTCAACTCATCAAGCAGCAGTTGTCTCCAAGATTGACAGCAGACTGGAGCAATACACCAGTGCAATTGAG GGAACAAAAGCTGCAAAACCTACCAAGCCAGCAGCCTCAGATCTTCCTGTTCCTGCTGAAGGCGTTCGCAATATCAAGAGCTTGTGGGAGAAAGGGAATGTGTTTTCCTCCCCCACTGCGTCAGGCACACCAAATAAG GAAACTGCTGGCCTAAAGGTGGGAGTTTCCAGCCGCATCAATGAATGGCTAACTAAAACCCCAGATGGGAACAAGTCACCTGCTTCCAAACCTTCT
- the Cald1 gene encoding caldesmon isoform X2, with protein sequence MDDFERRRELRRQKREEMRLEAERIAYQRNDDDEEEAARERRRRARQERLRQKQEEEALGQVTDQVEVNAQNSVPDEEAKPTTTNTQVEGDDEAALLERLARREERRQKRLQEALERQKEFDPTITDTSLLPPTRKMQNDTAENDTAEKEEKIESRQERYEIEETEIVTKSYQKNDWRDAEDKKKEEKEEEEEEKPKQGSTGENQVEAMVEEKTTETQEETVVTALKNGQISAEEPKPEEEREPGSEEISHKEKMEEEERERAEAERLRLEEAERERIKAEQDKKIAEEQARIEAEEKAAAQERERREAEERAKIEEEERRAAEERQKAKAEEEEKARIEEQKRKKQLEEKKNEIQETKLKGEKVEEKRQGKWVNEKKVQEDKLQTAALKKQEEEKGAKGQAQRQKPQEDKPTFKKEIKDEKIKKDKEPKEEVKSFLDRKKGFAEVKSQNGELMTHKLKHAENAFSPSRPGGKEAEGAPQVEAGKRLEELRRRRGETESEEFEKLKQKQQEAALELEELKKKREERKKVLEEEEQRKKQEEADRKAREEEEKRRLKEEIERRRAEAAEKRQKMPEDGLSDDKKPFKCFTPKGSSLKIEERAEFLNKSVQKSGVKSTHQAAVVSKIDSRLEQYTSAIEGTKAAKPTKPAASDLPVPAEGVRNIKSLWEKGNVFSSPTASGTPNKETAGLKVGVSSRINEWLTKTPDGNKSPASKPSDLRPGDVSGKRNLWEKQSVDKVTSPTKV encoded by the exons AATCGCCTACCAGAGGAACGATGATGATGAAGAAGAGGCGGCCCGGGAACGGCGCCGCAGGGCCCGACAGGAAAGGCTGCGGCAGAAGCAAGAGGAAGAAGCCTTGGGGCAGGTGACTGACCAGGTGGAGGTTAACGCCCAGAACAG TGTCCCTGACGAGGAGGCCAAGCCAACCACCACAAACACTCAGGTGGAAGGTGATGATGAGGCTGCATTACTGGAGCGCCTGGCTCGGAGAGAAGAGAGACGCCAAAAACGTCTTCAAGAAGCCCTGGAGCGCCAGAAGGAGTTTGACCCAACAATAACAGACACCAGTCTGCTACCCCCAaccagaaaaatgcaaaatgatacagcAGAAAATGACActgcagaaaaagaggaaaaaatagagaGTCGCCAAGAACGATATGAGATAGAGGAAACAGAAATAGTCACCAAGTCCTACCAGAAGAATGACTGGAGGGATgctgaagacaaaaagaaagaagagaaggaggaagaggaagaagagaagccaAAGCAAGGGAGCACTGGAGAAAATCAGGTAGAGGCAatggtagaagaaaaaacaacagaaaccCAGGAGGAAACAGTGGTAACAGCATTGAAAAATGGGCAGATCAGTGCAGAAGAGCCTAAaccagaggaagagagggaacCAGGCTCAGAGGAGATTTCTCATAAGGAAAagatggaagaggaagaaagggaaagagctgAGGCAGAGAGGTTGAGGttggaagaagcagaaagagaaagaattaaagcTGAGCAAGACAAAAAGATAGCAGAGGAGCAGGCAAGAATTGAAGCAGAAGAAAAAGCAGCTGcacaagaaagggaaaggagggaggcagaggagagggcaaagattgaggaagaagagagaagggcAGCCGAGGAGAGACAGAAGGCCaaggcagaggaggaagaaaaggcaaggataGAAGAGCAAAAACGGAAAAAGCAgctagaggaaaaaaagaatgaaatacaagAGACAAAGCTAAAAGGGgagaaggtagaagaaaaaagacaagggaaatgggtaaatgaaaagaaagtgcaagaagATAAACTTCAGACAGCTGCTCTAAAGAAACAG gaagaagaaaagggagctaAAGGGCAAGCTCAAAGACAAAAGCCCCAAGAAGACAAGCCTACCTTCAAAAAAGAG ATCAAAGATGAGAAGATTAAAAAGGACAAGGAACCCAAAGAAGAAGTTAAGAGCTTTTTGGATCGAAAGAAGGGATTTGCAGAAGTGAAGTCACAGAATGGAGAACTCATGACCcacaaacttaaacatgctgagAACGCTTTCAG CCCCAGCCGCCCGGGAGGCAAGGAGGCTGAGGGTGCCCCACAGGTGGAGGCTGGCAAGCGGCTGGAGGAGCTGCGCCGCCGCCGTGGAGAGACCGAGAGTGAAGAGTTCGAGAAACTCAAGCAAAAACAGCAGGAGGCAGCCTTGGAGCTGGAGGAGctgaagaaaaagagggaggaacgAAAGAAGGtcctggaggaggaagagcagaggaagaagcaggaggaagCTGACCGCAAGGCCAGAGAGGAG gaagagaagaggagactAAAGGAAGAGATTGAAAGGCGAAGGGCAGAAGCTGCTGAGAAACGCCAGAAGATGCCAGAAGATGGCTTGTCAGATGACAAGAAACCATTCAAGTGTTTCACTCCTAAAGGTTCATCTCTCAAG ATAGAAGAGCGAGCAGAATTTTTGAATAAGTCTGTGCAGAAAAG TGGTGTCAAGTCAACTCATCAAGCAGCAGTTGTCTCCAAGATTGACAGCAGACTGGAGCAATACACCAGTGCAATTGAG GGAACAAAAGCTGCAAAACCTACCAAGCCAGCAGCCTCAGATCTTCCTGTTCCTGCTGAAGGCGTTCGCAATATCAAGAGCTTGTGGGAGAAAGGGAATGTGTTTTCCTCCCCCACTGCGTCAGGCACACCAAATAAG GAAACTGCTGGCCTAAAGGTGGGAGTTTCCAGCCGCATCAATGAATGGCTAACTAAAACCCCAGATGGGAACAAGTCACCTGCTTCCAAACCTTCT